The Bacillota bacterium genome has a window encoding:
- a CDS encoding ABC transporter permease: MNISIVWGAILLGLLYGPLVLGVFLTFRILDYADLTVDGSLPLGGAIAATLIFAGVNPFVATLAAPFAGALAGAVTGILHTRFQITPLLSGILTMIALYSINLRIMGRPNIPLLRHGSVFDPLVDLGLTLRTGQTIVALLVIVVSVVFLYLFLSTELGQALRGTGDNETMMRSLGVNTDRLKILGLSLSNALVGLSGALVAQYQGFADVSMGIGMIIIGLASVIVGEVIMGVKSILGRLIAVVVGSLIYRLTIALVLRFGFLEHTDLRLFTALIVTLALIAPGIRKKLKTMNGKSAS, from the coding sequence GTGAATATATCCATCGTCTGGGGAGCGATCCTGCTCGGTCTGCTCTATGGACCGCTTGTTCTGGGCGTATTCCTCACTTTCCGCATTCTCGACTATGCCGACCTTACCGTGGATGGAAGCCTCCCCCTGGGGGGAGCAATTGCAGCCACCCTTATCTTTGCGGGGGTCAACCCCTTCGTGGCCACGCTGGCTGCCCCCTTTGCCGGTGCCCTGGCCGGAGCCGTAACAGGTATCCTGCATACCCGTTTCCAGATCACACCACTGCTGTCGGGAATTCTGACCATGATCGCACTTTATTCGATCAATCTGCGAATCATGGGGCGTCCAAATATACCTCTGCTTCGTCATGGAAGTGTTTTTGATCCCCTGGTAGACCTGGGGCTGACTCTACGCACCGGCCAGACAATCGTCGCCCTGCTGGTAATTGTGGTTTCGGTTGTCTTCCTTTATCTTTTTCTCAGCACGGAGCTGGGACAGGCCTTGCGCGGCACCGGCGATAACGAAACGATGATGCGCAGCCTGGGTGTGAACACGGACCGTCTCAAGATATTGGGGCTCTCCCTCTCCAATGCCCTGGTGGGCCTCTCCGGAGCACTCGTCGCCCAGTATCAGGGTTTTGCAGACGTCAGTATGGGTATCGGCATGATCATCATCGGCCTGGCTTCGGTAATCGTGGGTGAGGTTATCATGGGAGTAAAATCAATCCTGGGACGCCTCATTGCAGTGGTTGTCGGCTCGCTGATCTACCGCCTGACGATTGCGCTGGTACTGCGTTTCGGTTTTCTCGAACATACCGACCTGCGGCTTTTCACGGCCTTGATCGTAACCCTGGCCCTGATTGCGCCGGGAATCAGAAAAAAATTAAAAACCATGAACGGTAAATCAGCATCTTGA
- a CDS encoding ABC transporter substrate-binding protein, producing the protein MGKTWVWFLVSILLVASFSVVGCDSLQKTETEYKIGITQIIDHASLDAAREGFIEALKDEGFVEGENLTIEIKSAQGDMTTATTIAEGFVTDEVDLILAIATPSAQAVKNATEEIPILFTAVTDPVDAGLVESLENPGGNATGTHDMNPIADQLSLIKEIVPEAKTVGVIFNSAEDNSIVQVELLEEIAPDLDLEVEKAAITGTGEVATAAESLADKVDAFYIPTDNTVVAAIASVIKTAEENNIPIIAGEGNTVKEGALATVGIDYLKLGYQTGKMAAKVLRGDAEPADLPVEGQSEYEYVVNTTAAGKMGVTLPQDLLDKATIIE; encoded by the coding sequence CTCATTTTCAGTTGTCGGCTGTGACAGCCTGCAGAAGACAGAAACAGAATACAAGATTGGCATCACCCAGATAATCGATCACGCGTCATTGGATGCTGCACGGGAAGGGTTCATCGAGGCATTGAAAGACGAAGGTTTTGTAGAAGGTGAAAATTTAACCATTGAAATCAAGTCTGCTCAAGGAGATATGACCACGGCCACGACCATTGCCGAGGGATTTGTTACCGATGAGGTTGATCTTATTCTGGCCATAGCCACCCCGTCAGCACAGGCGGTAAAGAACGCTACTGAAGAAATCCCGATTCTGTTCACAGCGGTTACCGATCCGGTTGATGCCGGGCTGGTGGAAAGCCTGGAAAACCCCGGGGGCAACGCCACGGGAACCCATGATATGAACCCCATTGCAGACCAGCTCAGCCTGATCAAGGAGATCGTCCCCGAAGCAAAAACAGTCGGTGTCATCTTCAATTCTGCCGAGGACAATTCCATTGTTCAAGTTGAACTTCTGGAGGAAATCGCACCGGATCTGGATCTTGAGGTAGAAAAAGCAGCCATCACCGGCACCGGTGAAGTTGCTACCGCTGCCGAATCTCTGGCTGACAAGGTCGATGCTTTCTATATCCCCACGGATAACACGGTCGTCGCGGCCATCGCTTCTGTAATCAAGACAGCCGAGGAAAACAATATCCCCATCATCGCCGGTGAAGGAAATACCGTGAAAGAAGGGGCTCTGGCCACGGTGGGCATTGATTATCTGAAGCTTGGCTATCAGACCGGCAAGATGGCAGCCAAAGTCCTGCGTGGCGATGCAGAGCCGGCTGACCTTCCGGTGGAAGGGCAAAGCGAATACGAATATGTAGTCAATACCACCGCCGCCGGGAAGATGGGGGTTACATTGCCCCAGGATCTTCTGGACAAAGCTACAATAATAGAGTAA